From the genome of Geoglobus ahangari, one region includes:
- the ileS gene encoding isoleucine--tRNA ligase — MTLFTNVYSFRDVEEWVNRFWQDNSIYEKAKERGDKPFFFVDGPPYTTGRIHLGTAWNKVIKDTVLRFRRMLGYRVTDKPGWDMHGLPIEVKVEQELGIKEKKEIERFGIDRFIEKCMQYALENKDAMTEQFKRLGVWMDWENPYMTVKAEYINSAWWTVKKAHEKGLLERKLMVVNWCPRCETALADAEVEYWDETDPSIYVKFPVKGQDNTYIVIWTTTPWTLPANMAVAVHPSLEYALIKAMKDGKLEYLIIAKELAEDVLRKGGYELWEIVETKLGEDLVGLEYEHPLADEVPIQKEFRHAVYMADFVSAENTGCVHIAPGHGLEDYELGVKHGLEVFNPVDDRGVYTDKAGKYEGMHVREANRVIIEDLRNKGLLLADEKITHRYGHCWRCKTPIIYRATEQWFLKVSEVKEKMVEEIDRVEWIPEWAGMARFKDWVRNARDWCISRQRYWGIPIPVWICEKCGREKVVGDINEVGWKSDLDLHRPKIDEVTFTCECGGVMRRVEDVFDVWFDSGVASWGTLNYPYEKEQFERLWPADFITEGHDQTRGWFYSQLGTSVVAFGKAPYKAVLMHGFTLDEKGRKMSKSLGNVVEPEEVVDRIGVDAFRLYVLSSALWEDLKFSWSEAENYLRVLNIFWNTVRFAYTYMKLDDFREVPVDGVELRVEDRWILSRLERFVRVAREAMESYQLHRVVREFSNFVVEDFSRWYVQLSRRRVWEEKDSPSKIAAYATMFRVIDRAVRAISPIAPFIAEYVYQNFVKEFRDGEESVFFESYPEADERWIDEELERDMDIVRDISEASYNARQQVGIKLRWPLRKMVVEGGEDVKKAVENLREILLNQCNVKEVEWVEEFEKNVIVKPNYRKLGPLLKDRVRDFVSHINSLSQDELRRIVSEGVVEFDGEKFSVHEVLEVSYDAGSDYSVAEFGKGTVYLYTVIDDELKKEAFARELVRRIQEMRKELDLDVDEFIKTYVDVDSSEVEGWVDYVKEETRSKELVFGEARGYVKEWDIEGRKVTIGIERDEA; from the coding sequence GCCAATCGAGGTCAAGGTTGAGCAGGAGCTCGGAATAAAGGAGAAAAAGGAGATCGAGAGGTTTGGAATTGACAGGTTCATCGAGAAGTGCATGCAGTATGCTCTGGAAAACAAGGACGCGATGACCGAGCAGTTCAAGAGGCTCGGGGTGTGGATGGACTGGGAGAACCCTTACATGACTGTGAAGGCGGAATACATAAACTCGGCGTGGTGGACGGTCAAGAAGGCGCACGAGAAGGGCCTGCTCGAGAGAAAGCTGATGGTCGTCAACTGGTGCCCGAGGTGCGAGACCGCCTTGGCCGATGCGGAGGTTGAGTACTGGGACGAGACCGATCCGTCAATCTACGTCAAGTTCCCGGTCAAGGGGCAGGACAACACGTACATAGTGATATGGACGACCACGCCATGGACGTTGCCGGCGAACATGGCCGTTGCTGTTCACCCCTCCCTCGAGTACGCGCTCATAAAGGCGATGAAGGACGGCAAGCTGGAGTACCTCATAATCGCCAAGGAGCTTGCAGAGGACGTGCTGAGGAAGGGCGGCTACGAGCTATGGGAGATCGTCGAGACCAAGCTTGGAGAGGATCTTGTTGGCCTCGAATACGAGCACCCCCTTGCGGATGAGGTGCCGATTCAGAAGGAGTTCAGGCACGCCGTTTACATGGCCGACTTCGTCTCTGCAGAGAACACGGGATGCGTGCACATCGCTCCGGGCCACGGTCTCGAGGACTACGAGCTCGGAGTCAAGCACGGCCTCGAGGTCTTCAACCCGGTCGACGACAGGGGAGTCTACACCGACAAGGCCGGGAAGTACGAGGGGATGCATGTGAGAGAAGCTAACAGAGTCATTATCGAGGATCTGAGGAACAAGGGCCTGCTGCTCGCCGACGAGAAGATAACCCACAGGTACGGCCACTGCTGGAGGTGCAAGACTCCGATAATCTACAGGGCGACCGAGCAGTGGTTCCTGAAGGTCAGCGAGGTAAAGGAGAAGATGGTCGAGGAGATCGACAGGGTGGAGTGGATCCCGGAATGGGCTGGGATGGCGAGGTTCAAGGACTGGGTCAGAAACGCGAGGGACTGGTGCATCAGCAGGCAGAGGTACTGGGGGATCCCAATTCCTGTTTGGATATGCGAGAAGTGCGGGAGGGAGAAGGTTGTTGGGGACATAAACGAGGTGGGATGGAAGAGCGACCTCGACCTCCACAGGCCTAAGATCGATGAGGTCACATTCACCTGCGAGTGCGGAGGGGTGATGAGGAGGGTTGAGGACGTCTTCGACGTGTGGTTCGACAGCGGAGTTGCGAGCTGGGGAACGTTGAACTACCCCTACGAGAAGGAGCAGTTCGAGAGGCTCTGGCCTGCGGACTTCATAACCGAGGGTCATGATCAGACGAGGGGATGGTTCTACTCCCAGCTCGGAACGAGCGTGGTTGCGTTTGGTAAGGCTCCTTACAAGGCAGTCCTCATGCACGGTTTCACCTTAGACGAGAAGGGCAGGAAGATGAGCAAGAGCCTGGGCAACGTTGTTGAGCCTGAGGAGGTCGTGGACAGGATAGGGGTTGATGCATTCAGGCTCTACGTGCTGTCATCCGCCCTCTGGGAGGACCTGAAGTTCAGCTGGAGTGAGGCTGAAAACTACCTGAGAGTCCTCAACATATTCTGGAACACCGTCAGGTTCGCCTACACCTACATGAAGCTGGACGACTTCAGGGAGGTGCCGGTTGACGGGGTCGAGCTCAGGGTTGAGGATCGCTGGATTCTGTCGAGGCTCGAGAGGTTCGTTAGAGTTGCAAGGGAGGCGATGGAGAGCTACCAGCTCCACAGAGTGGTGAGGGAGTTCTCGAACTTCGTGGTCGAGGACTTCAGCAGGTGGTACGTGCAGCTCAGCAGGAGGAGGGTGTGGGAGGAGAAGGACTCTCCTTCCAAGATCGCAGCCTACGCGACGATGTTCAGGGTTATAGACAGGGCCGTGAGGGCAATATCTCCGATAGCCCCGTTCATTGCTGAATACGTTTACCAGAACTTCGTGAAGGAGTTCAGGGATGGCGAGGAGTCTGTGTTCTTCGAGTCCTATCCTGAGGCCGACGAGAGGTGGATTGATGAGGAACTCGAGAGGGACATGGACATCGTGAGGGACATCAGCGAGGCGAGCTACAACGCGAGGCAGCAGGTGGGAATCAAGCTCAGATGGCCTCTCAGGAAGATGGTGGTCGAGGGAGGAGAGGATGTAAAGAAGGCCGTGGAGAACCTGAGGGAGATACTGCTGAACCAGTGCAACGTGAAGGAGGTCGAGTGGGTCGAGGAGTTCGAGAAGAACGTCATCGTGAAGCCGAACTACAGGAAGCTCGGCCCGCTTCTTAAGGACAGGGTCAGGGACTTCGTCAGCCACATAAACTCGCTCTCGCAGGACGAGCTGAGGAGGATCGTCTCCGAGGGAGTGGTTGAGTTCGATGGTGAGAAGTTCAGCGTCCACGAGGTTCTGGAGGTATCTTACGATGCTGGCAGCGACTACAGCGTTGCCGAATTTGGAAAGGGGACTGTATATCTCTACACCGTGATTGACGACGAGCTTAAGAAAGAGGCGTTTGCGAGAGAGCTTGTGAGGAGAATTCAGGAGATGAGGAAGGAGCTCGACCTCGATGTGGATGAGTTCATAAAAACCTACGTCGATGTTGACAGCAGCGAGGTGGAGGGGTGGGTCGACTACGTGAAGGAGGAGACCCGCTCCAAGGAGCTCGTTTTCGGAGAGGCAAGGGGCTACGTGAAGGAATGGGACATCGAGGGCAGGAAGGTCACCATAGGCATCGAGAGAGATGAGGCCTGA